A stretch of Acipenser ruthenus chromosome 1, fAciRut3.2 maternal haplotype, whole genome shotgun sequence DNA encodes these proteins:
- the LOC117421155 gene encoding Golgi membrane protein 1-like isoform X1 — MVGLGNSRRGGRSPPILIGALIASLVVLGLNYWISNSRNIELQTRVYELEAKVRRAAAERGAVELKKNEFHGQLEKQKEQINRIESLHEVQLENAYKSWKDDKALLQLNISLNTASLQKMKDEYNNMLKDYGKLQKELQECQRNQSSLQKKLIYDMTQCNAQITELKEQYEEKLLALSEGMQQKADTADSNTKTTMMKLSVSTAEKGKVEVDENKDPVKNELVLATSNQVPSQSANDQKKEMATQKEKNTELETNEIPKDTGEAQPLVTLEKAQTEEDQSKLKGSETPAVKDVVLQEAEKEKNGGEVEDVVLQEAEEEKNGGEVEVLTKSMIKNEAQDPEKGIDKVNVTEEEEEEELTRNGLEIFDDSPNRDHPDESVIGNKINDGNLRLELEKYSEGADYNGDDDNVGEFEADKQAELSENTADTDQKKMVDLDQGQYEDEEMETEGYQMH, encoded by the exons ATGGTTGGCCTGGGAAATAGTCGTCGAGGGGGGCGTTCTCCTCCAATCCTAATTGGTGCTTTAATCGCCAGTCTGGTTGTTTTGGGTTTAAACTACTGGATTTCTAACTCTCGAAACATTGAACTTCag ACTCGGGTATATGAACTGGAAGCAAAGGTGCGGCGAGCAGCGGCAGAGAGAGGTGCTGTTGAACTGAAGAAGAATGAGTTCCACGGGCAGCTGGAGAAGCAGAAAGAGCAGATCAACAGAATAGAGTCTCTGCATGAAGTGCAGCTGGAGAATGCTTACAAATCCTGGAAGGATGACAAG gcaTTACTGCAACtcaacatttctttaaatacagcttCTCTTCAAAAAATGAAAG ATGAATATAATAATATGCTGAAGGACTATGGGAAGTTACAGAAGGAGCTTCAGGAATGTCAAAGAAACCAGAGCAGCCTTCAGAAAAAGTTGATATACGATAT gaCCCAGTGCAATGCTCAGATTACAGAACTGAAGGAACAATATGAAGAAAAGCTTTTGGCACTCTCAGAAGGGATGCAGCAAAAGGCAGATACTGCAGACAGTAATACAAAAACTACAATG ATGAAACTATCTGTTTCTACTGCAGAAAAAGGAAAAGTGGAAGTAGATGAAAATAAAGACCCAGTAAAAAATGAACTGGTACTAGCAACCAGCAATCAAGTTCCCAGCCAGTCTGCTAAtgaccaaaaaaaagaaatggcaactcaaaaagaaaaaaacactgaactgGAAACCAATGAGATTCCAAAAGACACGG GTGAAGCTCAGCCACTGGTGACACTCGAAAAAGCTCAAACTGAGGAAGACCAGTCAAAGCTGAAAGGCTCTGAGACTCCAGCAGTGAAGGATGTGGTGCTGCAGGAggctgaaaaagaaaagaatggaGGTGAAGTGGAGGATGTAGTGTTGCAGGAGGCTGAAGAAGAAAAGAATGGAGGTGAAGTGGAGGTGCTGACAAAGAGCATGATAAAGAATGAGGCCCAAGACCCTGAGAAGGGCATTGATAAGGTCAATGtcacagaagaggaggaggaagaagaactTACTCGCAATGGATTGGAGATCTTTGATGACTCACCGAACCGAGACCACCCTGACG AATCTGTTATAGGTAACAAAATCAATGACGGTAACCTTAGACTTGAGCTGGAGAAGTACAGTGAAGGAGCTGATTACAATGGAGATGATGACAACGTGGGAGAATTTGAGGCAGACAAACAGGCAGAACTTTCAGAGAAcacag cAGACACAGATCAGAAAAAAATGGTGGATTTAGACCAAGGGCAGTATGAGGACGAAGAGATGGAGACTGAAGGAtatcaaatgcattaa
- the LOC117421155 gene encoding Golgi membrane protein 1-like isoform X2 — protein sequence MVGLGNSRRGGRSPPILIGALIASLVVLGLNYWISNSRNIELQTRVYELEAKVRRAAAERGAVELKKNEFHGQLEKQKEQINRIESLHEVQLENAYKSWKDDKALLQLNISLNTASLQKMKDEYNNMLKDYGKLQKELQECQRNQSSLQKKLIYDMTQCNAQITELKEQYEEKLLALSEGMQQKADTADSNTKTTMMKLSVSTAEKGKVEVDENKDPVKNELVLATSNQVPSQSANDQKKEMATQKEKNTELETNEIPKDTGEAQPLVTLEKAQTEEDQSKLKGSETPAVKDVVLQEAEKEKNGGEVEDVVLQEAEEEKNGGEVEVLTKSMIKNEAQDPEKGIDKVNVTEEEEEEELTRNGLEIFDDSPNRDHPDESVIGNKINDGNLRLELEKYSEGADYNGDDDNVGEFEADKQAELSENTDTDQKKMVDLDQGQYEDEEMETEGYQMH from the exons ATGGTTGGCCTGGGAAATAGTCGTCGAGGGGGGCGTTCTCCTCCAATCCTAATTGGTGCTTTAATCGCCAGTCTGGTTGTTTTGGGTTTAAACTACTGGATTTCTAACTCTCGAAACATTGAACTTCag ACTCGGGTATATGAACTGGAAGCAAAGGTGCGGCGAGCAGCGGCAGAGAGAGGTGCTGTTGAACTGAAGAAGAATGAGTTCCACGGGCAGCTGGAGAAGCAGAAAGAGCAGATCAACAGAATAGAGTCTCTGCATGAAGTGCAGCTGGAGAATGCTTACAAATCCTGGAAGGATGACAAG gcaTTACTGCAACtcaacatttctttaaatacagcttCTCTTCAAAAAATGAAAG ATGAATATAATAATATGCTGAAGGACTATGGGAAGTTACAGAAGGAGCTTCAGGAATGTCAAAGAAACCAGAGCAGCCTTCAGAAAAAGTTGATATACGATAT gaCCCAGTGCAATGCTCAGATTACAGAACTGAAGGAACAATATGAAGAAAAGCTTTTGGCACTCTCAGAAGGGATGCAGCAAAAGGCAGATACTGCAGACAGTAATACAAAAACTACAATG ATGAAACTATCTGTTTCTACTGCAGAAAAAGGAAAAGTGGAAGTAGATGAAAATAAAGACCCAGTAAAAAATGAACTGGTACTAGCAACCAGCAATCAAGTTCCCAGCCAGTCTGCTAAtgaccaaaaaaaagaaatggcaactcaaaaagaaaaaaacactgaactgGAAACCAATGAGATTCCAAAAGACACGG GTGAAGCTCAGCCACTGGTGACACTCGAAAAAGCTCAAACTGAGGAAGACCAGTCAAAGCTGAAAGGCTCTGAGACTCCAGCAGTGAAGGATGTGGTGCTGCAGGAggctgaaaaagaaaagaatggaGGTGAAGTGGAGGATGTAGTGTTGCAGGAGGCTGAAGAAGAAAAGAATGGAGGTGAAGTGGAGGTGCTGACAAAGAGCATGATAAAGAATGAGGCCCAAGACCCTGAGAAGGGCATTGATAAGGTCAATGtcacagaagaggaggaggaagaagaactTACTCGCAATGGATTGGAGATCTTTGATGACTCACCGAACCGAGACCACCCTGACG AATCTGTTATAGGTAACAAAATCAATGACGGTAACCTTAGACTTGAGCTGGAGAAGTACAGTGAAGGAGCTGATTACAATGGAGATGATGACAACGTGGGAGAATTTGAGGCAGACAAACAGGCAGAACTTTCAGAGAAcacag ACACAGATCAGAAAAAAATGGTGGATTTAGACCAAGGGCAGTATGAGGACGAAGAGATGGAGACTGAAGGAtatcaaatgcattaa